The proteins below come from a single Juglans regia cultivar Chandler chromosome 12, Walnut 2.0, whole genome shotgun sequence genomic window:
- the LOC109005280 gene encoding autophagy-related protein 18c-like has protein sequence MTVPSSHMSSIVSTSRGILQSTGISTCDNPSAGASGSFSQPEPESNDCDETELFSVSWNQDYGCFAAGTNHGFRIYNCDPFKETFRRDLKSGGFKIVEMLFRSNILALVGGGANSQYPPNKVMIWDDHQSRCIGEFAFRSEVRAVKLRRDRIIVVLEHKIYVYNFMDLKLLHQIETLANPRGLCCLSHHSNTFVLACPGLQRGQVRIEHFGLNMTKLIHAHDSHIACFTLTMDGLLLASASTKGTLIRIFNTMDGTRLQEVRRGGNRAEIYSIALSPNVQWLAASSDKGTVHIFSLRVRVGEDSAAQGLALFQQNSSTSLDALISPNAGSNPSSSLSFMRGVLPKYFSSEWSFAQFHLPEDIQFIAAFGSQNAVIIVGTDGSFYRCRFDPVHGGEMLQQEYVRFLKTESRLR, from the exons ATGACTGTCCCTTCATCTCACATGAGTTCAATAGTTTCAACATCTCGAGGAATACTTCAATCAACAGGGATCAGCACCTGTGACAACCCAAGCGCTGGGGCTTCTGGCTCTTTCAGCCAGCCAGAACCAGAGTCCAATGACTGTGATGAGACTGAGTTATTCTCTGTATCTTGGAATCAGGACTATGGTTGTTTTGCTGCTGGCACAAACCATGGTTTTCGTATCTATAATTGTGACCCATTTAAAGAAACTTTTAGACGTGATTTGAAAAGTGGGGGTTTCAAAATCGTTGAGATGCTCTTCCGGTCCAACATTCTGGCACTTGTTGGTGGTGGAGCTAATTCCCAATACCCGCCTAATAAAGTTATGATTTGGGATGATCATCAGAGCCGTTGCATTGGTGAATTTGCTTTTAGGTCTGAGGTTCGTGCAGTGAAATTAAGACGGGATAGAATTATTGTTGTTCTTGAGCACAAGATATATGTTTACAACTTTATGGATCTGAAGCTTCTTCATCAGATCGAAACTTTAGCAAATCCTAGGGGTTTGTGTTGCCTTTCACACCATTCAAATACATTTGTCTTAGCTTGCCCAGGTCTTCAACGAGGACAGGTTCGAATTGAACATTTTGGGCTGAATATGACAAAACTAATTCATGCTCATGATTCTCATATTGCATGCTTCACCTTAACAATGGATGGGCTGCTTCTTGCATCTGCTAGTACAAAGGGCACCTTGATAAGAATATTCAACACAATGGACGGGACTCGCTTACAAGAG GTACGTAGAGGTGGGAACAGAGCAGAGATTTATAGTATTGCTCTCTCTCCAAATGTCCAGTGGCTGGCAGCTTCAAGTGACAAAGGTACTGTTCATATATTCAGCCTAAGAGTCAGAGTAGGGGAGGACTCAGCTGCTCAAGGGCTGGCACTGTTTCAGCAGAATTCTTCAACATCCCTGGATgcccttatttctccaaatgcTGGTTCCAATCCCAGTTCTTCATTATCTTTTATGAGAG GAGTTTTACCAAAATATTTCAGCTCGGAATGGTCATTTGCTCAGTTCCACTTGCCAGAAGACATACAATTCATTGCAGCATTTGGATCTCAAAATGCTGTCATTATTGTTGGCACGGATGGGAG TTTCTACAGATGCAGATTTGATCCAGTGCATGGAGGGGAGATGTTACAGCAGGAATATGTACGCTTTCTAAAAACTGAAAGTAGGCTCAGATAG
- the LOC109005282 gene encoding quinone oxidoreductase-like protein 2 homolog, producing MEALLCRKLGDPTTEERSNSPMVLSKIHPIPELDYPTAVRVRIKATSLNYANYLQVQGKYQEKPPVPFIPGSDYSGFVDAVGPNVSQFKVGDPVCSFASLGSFAQFIVADQSQLFKVPEGCDMVAAGALPVAYGTSHVALVHRAILSSGQVLLVLGAAGGVGLAAVQIGKVCGAIVIAVARGTEKAHFLKSLGVDHVVDLSYENVTKSVKDFLQARKLKGVDVLYDPVGGKLTNETLRLLNWGANILVIGFASGEFPVIPANIALVKNWTVHGLYWGSYRIHRPGVLEDSIRELLSWVARGLITIHVSHTYSLSEASLAFSAIKDRKAIGKVMIILDDKRNVRSNL from the exons ATGGAAGCGCTGTTGTGCCGGAAATTGGGCGATCCCACAACCGAAGAGAGGTCCAACTCTCCCATGGTATTGAGCAAGATCCACCCAATCCCCGAATTGGATTATCCCACCGCAGTGAGGGTGAGGATCAAAGCCACCAGCTTGAACTATGCGAATTACCTGCAGGTACAGGGCAAGTACCAGGAGAAGCCTCCCGTCCCCTTCATCCCTGGCTCCGATTACTCTGGGTTCGTCGATGCCGTGGGTCCCAATGTTTCCCAATTCAAAGTCGGAGACCCCGTTTGTTCCTTCGCCAGCCTTGGCTCCTTTGCTCAGTTCATCGTTGCGGACCAGTCCCAACT GTTTAAAGTGCCAGAGGGATGTGATATGGTGGCCGCTGGTGCACTTCCTGTTGCCTACGGAACATCACATGTGGCACTTGTCCACAGGGCTATTCTGAGCTCTGGTCAGGTTTTGCTGGTTCTTGGTGCAGCTGGGGGAGTTGGCCTTGCTGCTGTTCAGATCGGAAAGGTTTGCGGCGCCATTGTTATTGCCGTCGCTAG GGGAACTGAAAAGGCGCACTTCTTGAAGTCTCTGGGTGTTGATCATGTAGTGGACTTGAGCTATGAAAATGTTACCAAAAGTGTCAAGGACTTCCTCCAGGCTAGAAAGCTCAAAGGGGTTGATGTTTTGTACGATCCTGTTGGAGGCAAGCTGACCAATGAAACGCTTAGGCTTTTGAATTGGGGTGCCAACATTCTGGTCATTGGCTTTGCCAGCGGGGAGTTCCCTGTCATCCCTGCTAACATCGCCCTCGTCAAG AATTGGACGGTGCATGGACTTTACTGGGGTAGCTACAGAATACATCGACCTGGTGTTCTTGAAGATTCTATTAGGGAGCTACTCTCATGGGTGGCAAGAGGCTTGATTACCATCCACGTTTCTCACACTTACAGCCTGTCAGAG GCCAGCCTCGCTTTTTCTGCCATCAAAGATAGGAAAGCAATTGGGAAGgtgatgattattcttgatgacaAGAGAAATGTAAGATCTAATCTTTAA